The following are encoded in a window of Syngnathus scovelli strain Florida chromosome 4, RoL_Ssco_1.2, whole genome shotgun sequence genomic DNA:
- the lrrc4cb gene encoding leucine-rich repeat-containing protein 4C, whose translation MLNKMISSFQRQTMRSRRLKGALSNPLFVLLLALQILVVAGLVRAQTCPSVCSCSNQFSKVICTRRSLRDVPDGISTNTRYLNLQDNLIQVIKVDSFKHLRHLEILQLSKNHIRSIEIGAFNGLASLNTLELFDNRLTTIPNGAFEYLSKLKELWLRNNPIESIPSYAFNRVPSLRRLDLGELKRLSYISDGAFKDLSNLRYLNLGMCNLKEIPNILPLVRLEELEMSGNQLTIVKPSSFTGLVNLQKLWMMHAQIQTIERNSFDDLQSLVELNLAHNNLTFLPHDLFTPLHRMERVHLHHNPWNCNCDILWLSWWLKESVPANTSCCARCHTPTLFKGRYIGELDHSYFQCDVPVIIEPPSDLNVTEGMGAELKCRTSSLTSISWLTPNGSLVTHGAYKVRLSVLNDGTLNFTSVTMQDTGTYTCMVSNTAGNISASAVLNVTSVENSGVTYFTTVTVETIESPGDDSHTPLPPFGWVSSSTTKTTPVSTRTTERTYTIPVLDLDGEGALNGLDEVMKTTKIIIGCFVAITLMAAVLLVIFYKMRKQHNQQDPDGPASSMEVITVEEELAGVAAIDRHLSLPPLEHYNHYNTYKSTYHHPSMLSTIHSSTTQEHLLIQACSKDNVQETQI comes from the coding sequence ATGCTGAacaaaatgatctcctccttccAGCGCCAGACAATGAGAAGTCGTAGGCTAAAGGGGGCGCTATCCAACCCCCTCTTCGTGCTACTCTTGGCCCTTCAGATCTTGGTGGTGGCCGGGCTAGTTCGTGCTCAGACCTGTCCTTCTGTCTGCTCGTGTAGTAACCAGTTCAGCAAAGTCATATGCACCCGTCGCAGTCTACGGGACGTGCCTGATGGTATTTCGACCAACACCCGTTACTTAAACCTTCAGGACAACCTCATACAGGTTATCAAGGTGGACAGTTTCAAACACCTGCGCCACTTGGAGATTCTGCAGCTGAGCAAGAATCACATTCGCAGCATTGAAATCGGCGCTTTTAATGGACTGGCAAGCCTAAACACCCTGGAGCTCTTTGATAACCGGCTCACGACAATCCCCAATGGAGCATTTGAGTATTTGTCCAAGTTAAAGGAACTGTGGCTTCGGAACAACCCTATCGAAAGTATACCGTCCTATGCCTTCAACCGAGTCCCCTCGCTTCGAAGGTTGGACTTGGGCGAGCTCAAACGTCTCTCCTACATTTCAGATGGAGCCTTCAAGGACTTGAGCAATTTGCGctatttgaatttgggaatgtgCAACCTGAAGGAGATCCCCAACATCTTACCACTGGTAAGACTGGAAGAACTGGAAATGTCTGGAAATCAGCTGACTATTGTCAAGCCTAGCTCCTTCACAGGATTAGTCAACCTCCAGAAGCTGTGGATGATGCACGCCCAGATCCAAACCATTGAGAGGAATTCCTTTGACGACTTGCAGTCATTGGTAGAGCTAAACCTTGCTCACAACAACCTGACTTTTCTTCCACATGACCTCTTCACACCTCTGCATCGTATGGAACGGGTCCACCTTCATCACAACCCTTGGAATTGCAACTGTGATATCTTGTGGCTCAGTTGGTGGCTCAAGGAATCCGTGCCCGCCAATACGAGTTGCTGTGCCCGTTGCCATACCCCTACGCTCTTTAAAGGTCGCTACATTGGTGAATTGGATCATAGCTACTTCCAGTGCGATGTTCCTGTCATAATCGAGCCACCCTCTGACTTAAATGTGACAGAGGGCATGGGTGCAGAGCTCAAATGTCGTACAAGCTCCTTGACATCCATCAGCTGGCTCACACCAAATGGCTCCCTGGTGACGCACGGGGCGTATAAGGTGCGACTGTCGGTACTCAACGATGGCACGCTTAACTTCACCAGCGTCACCATGCAAGACACCGGGACGTACACCTGTATGGTCAGCAACACTGCGGGAAACATCTCCGCCTCGGCTGTGCTCAATGTCACTTCTGTGGAAAACAGCGGGGTGACCTATTTCACAACAGTCACCGTGGAGACCATTGAGAGCCCGGGTGACGATAGCCACACACCGCTCCCGCCGTTCGGTTGGGTGTCCTCCTCGACCACAAAAACGACCCCGGTTTCAACGAGGACCACGGAGAGGACTTACACCATTCCAGTTCTCGATCTGGACGGAGAGGGAGCCCTCAACGGCTTGGATGAGGTGATGAAAACAACCAAGATTATCATTGGCTGCTTTGTGGCCATCACGCTCATGGCTGCTGTTCTACTTGTTATTTTCTACAAAATGAGGAAGCAGCATAACCAACAGGATCCTGACGGCCCGGCCTCCTCTATGGAAGTCATTACAGTTGAAGAAGAGCTTGCGGGTGTTGCTGCAATTGACAGACACCTATCGCTGCCCCCACTGGAGCACTACAACCACTACAACACCTACAAGAGCACTTATCATCACCCCTCAATGCTCAGTACCATACACAGCTCAACCACACAGGAACATTTACTGATTCAAGCTTGTTCAAAAGACAATGTACAAGAGACCCAAATCTGA